One window from the genome of Pelobates fuscus isolate aPelFus1 chromosome 13, aPelFus1.pri, whole genome shotgun sequence encodes:
- the FAM161B gene encoding protein FAM161B, with translation MRCEGPGSRLARLVDFLEQEEVEPDIHGKLHELQLRQGLLLQELGFIDQTDNIKDSLPNNDRDLEDFFSASHMYNQYLGQPRVVQSTQQRSKSVRMHHDSPITVPQPFRMSLRNTQRKGKEKVLDLWDTLELQNKEDPECLKQFRAEPVPARVLLPLYSDLVEEQEAKRNSAVEKRKEFLLATQKPFQFISKEEEKRKQAMERHVPAPSHKVQHIKRTIPKSVLDPSVSDKLKEAELVRKIKSQMRAKDMLEKSSAPIALSRSLRDPGSSISLKTQQECLAYLEQNLTFQPHINPSVPDFQQLYRKFQKESLSNYKERGPTRNKPFTLRTSTLRVRKKHTLEDVEDIHSKSKTSSTYLHGLASLSLNTLPVYITDSTKKRESAIRSSLEEKAKQETEKTERMKKKETQAMRKSISSRAKALDPHQPLADTNVERRKHIRDSDMKRMKEYKEELEDMKARVKARPYLFEHVTKGNAVKEADRRFTRTLQQAGLTEEFVQHQGKGISRKENQEEEEEAWEED, from the exons ATGAGGTGTGAGGGTCCCGGAAGCCGTTTAGCCCGCTTAGTGGATTTTTTGGAACAGGAAGAAGTAGAGCCTGATATACATGGGAAATTACATGAGTTACAGCTCAGGCAAGGCCTTCTTCTTCAGGAGTTGGGCTTCATTGACCAAACAGACAACATAAAGGATTCGCTGCCTAACAACGACCGTGACTTGGAAGACTTCTTTTCTGCAAGCCACATGTATAACCAGTATCTTGGACAACCTAGAGTGGTCCAGAG TACCCAGCAAAGGTCAAAATCAGTCAGAATGCACCATGACTCTCCCATCACTGTTCCTCAACCCTTTCGCATGAGTCTGAGAAATACACAACGAAAAGGCAAAGAGAAAGTTCTAGATCTTTGGGATACGCTGGAACTCCAGAACAAGGAGGATCCTGAATGTTTAAAGCAGTTCCGTGCTGAGCCAGTCCCAGCACGTGTTCTTTTGCCGTTATACAGTGACTTGGTGGAGGAACAAGAGGCAAAGAGAAATTCTGCCGTCGAAAAAAGGAAAGAGTTTCTCTTGGCCACACAAAAACCTTTTCAGTTCATTTCAAAGGAAGAAGAGAAACGAAAGCAAGCAATGGAAAGGCACGTGCCAGCTCCATCCCATAAAGTACAACACATCAAGAGAACTATCCCTAAAAGTGTCTTAGATCCTAGTGTCAGTGATAAACTAAAAG AGGCTGAGCTGGTCAGGAAAATTAAAAGTCAAATGAGGGCTAAAGATATGTTGGAGAAGTCTTCTGCCCCTATTGCTCTGAGCAGAAGTTTGAGGGATCCAGGTTCCAGTATCTCCTTAAAAACCCAGCAAGAATGCCTGGCGTACTTAGAGCAGAACCTGACTTTCCAACCTCACATAAACCCATCAGTACCGGACTTCCAACAGCTATATAGGAAGTTCCAGAAGGAATCACTGAGCAATTATAAAGAGAGAGGACCCACTCGGAATAAACCTTTCACCCTGCGTACCTCAACCCTGAGAGTGAGAAAAAAACACACCCTAGAAGATGTAGAG GATATTCACAGTAAATCCAAGACATCCAGTACCTATCTCCACGGCCTGGCAAGTTTGTCTCTGAATACGCTTCCGGTGTATATAACAGACAGTACCAAGAAAAGAGAGTCCGCTATCAG ATCATCTCTGGAAGAAAAAGCCAAACAAGAGACAGAGAAAACAGAAAGGATGAAGAAAAAAGAGACACAAGCAATGCGGAAATCAATATCTAGCAGGGCAAAAGCATTGGATCCTCACCAGCCCCTGGCAGATACCAACGTGGAGAGGCGCAAGCATATCAG GGACTCTGACATGAAGAGGATGAAGGAATATAAGGAGGAACTGGAAGACATGAAAGCTCGAGTGAAAGCAAGACCGTACCTTTTTGAACATGTAACAAAG GGAAATGCTGTTAAAGAAGCTGATCGCAGGTTTACCAGGACTCTCCAGCAGGCTGGGTTAACAGAGGAGTTTGTGCAGCATCAGGGAAAAGGAATTAGCAGAAAGGAGaaccaggaggaagaggaggaagccTGGGAAGAAGATTAG